A window of Rosa rugosa chromosome 7, drRosRugo1.1, whole genome shotgun sequence genomic DNA:
ATGTGGGTTTTGTGTGGGGAGGTTTGTGGTGGAGAAGAACAGCTTGAAAGTGACTTCCCCAAACTCATTGAAGGATGTTTATGAATGTGCAATTGGGAATTTTGGGGTTCCTCAGTATGGAGGAACCTTGGTTGGGACTGTGTATTATCCCAAGGCTAATCAAAAAGCATGCAAGAGTTTTGAAGATTTCGATATCTCATTCAAATCAAAGCCTGGTGGATTACCTACCTTTCTTCTTGCGGATCGAGGAGGTTAGCCTTTCTATTTCACATCTATTAGTGGATTATGTTTTGTGACTTCATAAATTGTGACTTAATAGGAATGAACTTGGATTGTTAACTTGTTATAGATTTGAGCTCATTGATTAGTTGGTAATCGTTTTGTAAATTTGTGGAGTAAATAATGATGGGTGTTATTGGTTACAATTGATTTGCATGCAGTTAGCAATCTATGACATGTCATAACCAGTTTTGCGTGTTGGTGTTCTTTACTTGTGGTCTGTATCTAATTCCCTGTAATGATTGTGATGAAAACTCATCAATTGACTGCTGCACCCTTCTTGCTAATGTCCAGTACTTTGGTCTGTTATTAATGTTTGTGGGCTATTGTTTATCAGAGTTTTGATGATCAAATAGATCTCAGGGTTTTAACTTTGATTAGTTGGGTTTATTGTAATTCGTTTTGCATTCAGAAAATCAATCCCTTATTGGCTTCGATTGTTATGTGGAGTAAATATGCATGTGTAAAAGAGATGACTTGCTTTGTTCCCTGTGTAAAAAGCATTGTTTAGTTTCTACCTGTACATGCACAGCAGCTTTTGATTGTGACTTTCTGTTGGAATAAGCGGATAATGcttgtttatctttcactgTGTTCTCATTTATTACCGTAATGTCCTGGCAGATTGTTACTTCACATTGAAGGCTTGGAATGCACAAAATGGTGGAGCGGCCGCTATTCTTGTTGCAGATGACAGAACTGAACCATTGATTACCATGGACACTCCTgaggaagaaaaggaagatgCTGATTATCTGCAGAAAATTGCAATTCCCTCGGCCCTTATCAGCAAATCTTTGGGGGATAGCATTAAAAAAGCTCTATCTGATGGGGAGATGGTCAACATTAATCTAGACTGGACAGAGGCTCTTCCACATCCTGACGAGCGAGTTGAGTATGAGTTCTGGACAAACAGCAATGATGAGTGTGGACCAAAGTGTGACAGCCAGATTGATTTTGTGAAGAACTTTAAAGGAGCTGCTCAGGTACTTGAGCGGAAGGGGTACACACAGTTTACTCCACACTATATCACTTGGTACTGCCCAGAAGCTTTTGTTTTGAGCAAACAGTGCAAGGCTCAGTGCATTAATCATGGGAGGTACTGTGCTCCAGATCCCGAACAGGATTTTAGTAAAGGTTATGATGGGAAAGATGTTGTGGTTCAAAATCTCCGTCAAGCTTGCTTCTATAAAGTGGCCAATGAAAGTGGAAGGCCATGGCTTTGGTGGGACTATGTGACTGACTTTGCGATTCGATGCCCAATGAAAGAGAAAAAGTACACTTCTGAGTGTGCAAATCAAGTTATTGAATCCTTGGGTAGGTTTGACTGACTTCATATTTAGACAAAGTCTTGCTAAAAGAAATAAATCTATGTCCCTTTAGGACTACTCCCGTATCATATTGTTTCTGATTTATCTTTTGATTTTTTACTTAGGATAACCCCTAAGTTTGCACCTCGTTGTTAATACTTGCTTTTTTATTCTACTTTGGGTGACAGTTTCCTTTGGGATGTGATTTTATGGTTTGGGAAGTTATCTTAGATTGTCTATCTCTTGGATGGCATGTATATGCAGTTCTATGATTATGCTG
This region includes:
- the LOC133720648 gene encoding vacuolar-sorting receptor 1-like, which codes for MKEKIGFLVFVWFLLCGFCVGRFVVEKNSLKVTSPNSLKDVYECAIGNFGVPQYGGTLVGTVYYPKANQKACKSFEDFDISFKSKPGGLPTFLLADRGDCYFTLKAWNAQNGGAAAILVADDRTEPLITMDTPEEEKEDADYLQKIAIPSALISKSLGDSIKKALSDGEMVNINLDWTEALPHPDERVEYEFWTNSNDECGPKCDSQIDFVKNFKGAAQVLERKGYTQFTPHYITWYCPEAFVLSKQCKAQCINHGRYCAPDPEQDFSKGYDGKDVVVQNLRQACFYKVANESGRPWLWWDYVTDFAIRCPMKEKKYTSECANQVIESLGVDLKKIQKCIGDPEANEENAVLKAEQDAQIGKGSRGDVTILPTLIINNRQYRGKLAKGAVLKAICAGFQETTEPAVCLSEEVETNECLENNGGCWQDKASNLTACRDTFRGRVCECPTVQGVKFLGDGYTRCEASGALRCEINNGGCWRETQNGHTYSACRDDHTKGCTCPPGFKGDGEKTCEDVDECKEKVACQCAQCKCKNTWGSYECSCGGDLLYMREHDACISQNARNTEYSWSFVWVIILCLGAVGVGGYAVYKYRIRRYMDSEIRAIMAQYMPLDNQGEIPNHVSRGDI